A region of Salmo salar chromosome ssa17, Ssal_v3.1, whole genome shotgun sequence DNA encodes the following proteins:
- the LOC106609835 gene encoding ninjurin-2: MMSTTRGRAERQGGNTSLNLNHYATKKTVAESMLDVALLMANAAQLKAVLEQGPDFRYYVTVLVLIGSSLLFQVLAGVLFVAMARKDLNNIANQRKLDIMNNVATGLVFITTIINIFITAFGVQKTGLYPKT, from the exons GGTGGTAACACCAGTCTGAATCTGAACCACTATGCCACTAAGAAGACGGTAGCAGAGAGCATGTTAGACGTGGCCCTGCTGATGGCCAACGCTGCCCAGCTGAAGGCCGTCCTGGAGCAGGGGCCAGACTTCAG GTACTACGTCACCGTCCTGGTCCTCATCGGGTCTTCACTGCTCTTCCAGGTGCTGGCTGGGGTACTGTTTGTCGCCATGG cACGTAAGGACCTGAACAACATAGCTAACCAGAGGAAGCTGGACATCATGAACAACGTGGCCACCGGCCTCGtcttcatcaccaccatcatcaacatcTTCATCACCGCATTTGGAGTGCAGAAAACTGGCCTGTACCCTAAAACCTAG